A stretch of Henckelia pumila isolate YLH828 chromosome 4, ASM3356847v2, whole genome shotgun sequence DNA encodes these proteins:
- the LOC140860373 gene encoding reticulon-like protein B2: MADHIKEEVKKEGSFMDKIADKIHGDDSSSSSDSESEKPSAFKDKVYRLFGREKPVHKVFGGGKPADLFLWRDKKLSAGVLAGATAIWVLFDVIEYHLLTLVCHSLILVLALSFLWSNATTFINKTPPRIPKVEIPQDPTMQFASDLRVEINRAFAILRDIAMGRDLKKFLLVIAGLWVASSIGSCCDFLTLLYIIVVLMFIVPVFYEKYERQVDSFAEKASAELKKQYAVFDAKVLSKIPRGPLKDKKAA; this comes from the exons ATGGCGGATCATATCAAGGAAGAGGTGAAGAAGGAGGGATCTTTTATGGACAAGATCGCCGACAAAATCCACGGTGACGATTCTTCGTCGTCGTCTGATTCTGAGTCCGAGAAGCCGTCGGCGTTTAAGGATAAGGTGTACCGTCTCTTTGGGAGGGAGAAGCCTGTTCACAAAGTCTTCGGCGGTGGCAAAC CGGCTGACTTGTTCCTATGGAGGGACAAGAAACTCTCAGCTGGAGTGCTTGCTGGGGCGACTGCGATCTGGGTTTTGTTCGATGTCATTGAATATCATTTGCTCACATTGGTCTGCCACAGTTTGATTCTTGTGTTGGCTCTCTCGTTCTTGTGGTCAAATGCTACTACTTTTATCAACAA GACTCCACCACGCATCCCAAAAGTCGAGATTCCTCAAGATCCGACAATGCAATTTGCATCTGATCTGAGGGTTGAGATCAATCGGGCATTTGCTATTCTCAGGGACATTGCGATGGGAAGGGATTTGAAGAAGTTTCTCTTG GTGATTGCTGGCTTGTGGGTCGCATCATCCATTGGAAGTTGTTGTGATTTCTTGACCCTACTATACATAA TTGTTGTGTTGATGTTCATCGTGCCCGTGTTTTACGAGAAGTACGAACGTCAGGTGGACTCTTTCGCTGAGAAGGCAAGCGCCGAGCTCAAGAAACAGTATGCAGTATTCGATGCTAAAGTTCTGAGCAAGATTCCAAGAGGGCCATTGAAAGACAAGAAGGCTGCTTGA